A stretch of Pseudomonas sp. CCC3.1 DNA encodes these proteins:
- a CDS encoding GNAT family protein, with translation MAIELLDPSRAKAYRQLMLQAYSLHPEAFVSSIAHRETLPLSWWEGQLEDDLSALLGAFVDAQLVGIVGLAFEPWEDAQHKATLFGLYVPQAFRGQGLGEQLVQAVLSLAEQEPEIKVVELTVSANSSAALALYRRCGFEQSGLEDSAIRVGDAYYDRVHMRRRVETDE, from the coding sequence ATGGCTATAGAACTGCTTGACCCCTCCCGCGCCAAGGCCTACCGCCAGTTGATGCTGCAAGCGTATTCCCTGCACCCGGAAGCGTTTGTTTCCAGCATTGCTCATCGTGAGACATTGCCGTTGAGCTGGTGGGAAGGGCAATTGGAGGATGACTTGAGCGCCTTGTTGGGCGCTTTTGTCGACGCACAACTGGTGGGCATTGTTGGCCTGGCGTTCGAACCCTGGGAAGACGCACAACACAAGGCCACTCTGTTTGGCCTGTACGTGCCCCAAGCCTTCCGCGGGCAAGGGCTTGGCGAACAGTTGGTGCAGGCCGTGTTGTCGTTGGCCGAGCAAGAGCCTGAGATCAAAGTGGTCGAACTGACGGTGAGCGCCAACAGCTCAGCCGCGCTGGCGCTTTACCGGCGTTGTGGCTTTGAGCAATCGGGGCTGGAGGACAGTGCGATTCGGGTGGGAGACGCGTATTACGACCGGGTGCATATGCGGCGGCGGGTTGAGACTGACGAATAA
- the metR gene encoding transcriptional regulator MetR: MLEIRHLKTLHALRESDSLVEAAERLHLTQSALSHQFKELEERMGMPLFVRKTKPVRFTSGGLRLLQLADAMLPLMRAAERDITRLVGGTAGRLHMAIECHSCFQWLMPTIDQFRDAWPEVELDLASGFAFAPLPALARGDLDLVVTSDPQEIAGLTYVPLFTYEAMLAVANQHPLASKPFIVPEDLSTEILITYPVERDRLDIFTRFLEPADVEPAQVRTSELTVMMMQLVASGRGVCGMPHWALHEYSSRGYVQAKRLGEKGLFATLYAAVRTDMLDAPYMRDFLLTAKDISFSTLDGVSAVR; this comes from the coding sequence GTGCTGGAAATTCGTCACCTCAAAACCCTGCACGCTTTACGCGAGTCCGACAGCCTGGTCGAAGCGGCCGAGCGTCTGCACCTGACTCAATCGGCGTTGTCGCACCAGTTCAAAGAGCTGGAAGAGCGCATGGGCATGCCGCTTTTTGTGCGCAAAACCAAACCGGTACGTTTCACCAGCGGCGGGTTGCGCCTGCTGCAATTGGCCGACGCCATGCTGCCGCTGATGCGCGCTGCCGAGCGTGATATCACCCGTTTGGTCGGCGGCACCGCCGGGCGCTTGCACATGGCGATTGAATGCCACAGTTGCTTTCAGTGGCTGATGCCGACCATCGACCAGTTCCGTGATGCCTGGCCTGAAGTTGAACTCGACCTGGCCTCGGGTTTTGCATTTGCGCCGCTACCAGCGCTGGCACGGGGTGATCTGGACTTGGTCGTGACCTCCGACCCGCAAGAAATTGCCGGCCTGACCTATGTGCCGCTGTTTACCTACGAAGCCATGTTAGCCGTGGCCAATCAGCATCCTTTGGCCAGCAAGCCGTTCATCGTGCCTGAAGACCTGAGCACAGAAATTTTGATCACCTACCCGGTCGAACGTGATCGGCTCGACATCTTCACCCGCTTTCTGGAGCCTGCGGATGTAGAGCCTGCGCAAGTGCGCACCTCGGAACTGACGGTGATGATGATGCAACTGGTGGCCAGCGGCCGTGGGGTATGCGGGATGCCGCATTGGGCGCTGCATGAGTACAGCTCACGCGGCTACGTACAGGCCAAGCGTTTGGGCGAGAAAGGGTTGTTCGCCACCCTGTATGCCGCCGTGCGCACGGACATGCTGGATGCGCCTTATATGCGTGATTTCTTGCTGACCGCTAAAGACATATCGTTCTCGACGCTGGACGGGGTGAGCGCGGTCAGGTAG
- a CDS encoding Tc toxin subunit A, with product MVGKKLSENPTAKKDTDKKSANKGRKATSTPPKSKKIKATGTAKTAPIPERSAVARDALQAFNQQLTRLGFTSVFEVVRRGRTQVVKQLLELPALGLQHHQAVDFYEQAQSRAASLARLYGQLCARSEPAVRGLIKLGVGYDSDMLLRSLGDGGNYDDWFSPASGTEFAHPDSVGSLFSPASYLTDLYRAAKPLHPVESGLKLDNRRPDLGQLILSDANLHEEISTLALSLEVLDAGVEGDADELLRTAIYPMNLPYNHASEKIIQGLAARKSSPADIWSILGDFQGQALRRDTDLQSWATKMPVNYARDALKMSPELLRILTERRNTTDWSVYRYYGQSAASQFIQASQLKHALQLPEETIIEALGGGPFYNALTVTLEELQFASGLEFPVSCPGQFEAVITPLRFELNQYGTVVIRCTYEVSSGSVTNWLMRIGSNVLSGKSSRRTGKSTSVVINTNMQLEEFLPLLNEPMYLRARKGLGGVGGGEVTADTAPLIFYSVPRIQDAQDYGARYINGWDDGTVNPAKPFYWYVGAALGHPVPPDTNAPADSRLYNRNGRTYERLNRLIRLHQHVKVLSFEELDWLISQSCDDISDHSLAKPLQALAIYLPLRERYGMTVNSFAACLGVLNTFYTTGKQSFYTTLFGATDLLGQSAIDFNPVTLSEFSLSVRARLCQGLQIDDATLVLLAHYLPDFSSNSLPKLELTHITALYRLVAIPRLFGLSVVEALNVWELLGESGAIATALAQPKPGQIALGVLVRTGYLVDWLKAEQLEPAQLIALTGRGYPTQLTSELQAFIENIYSTLTGRETVSPERQAVEDSVMSAQLARHIGAEFGLKPNIAAAMLVWVDTVVATMNPDLNDYGLLPFWQDIQAFCEGDKTDTAHIVQYAFLLRQFAQVCHWAELGEQDLALLMPGIAPQRPSALTGLSTAPLLTLDFLLLLSRYRRWQRQLLVPFAQAREFLRRAAEQDSALTSEVAIHVISDLHGWDSAQVKVLINLAIPRSFVALWPLLQKMQLSQRLNVAPANLLLISLLAGSAIEQPKLEQIAAMVIAAAHG from the coding sequence ATGGTCGGGAAAAAGTTGTCCGAAAATCCCACTGCGAAAAAAGACACAGACAAGAAGTCAGCCAACAAGGGAAGGAAGGCCACAAGCACGCCGCCAAAATCTAAAAAAATCAAGGCAACCGGCACTGCCAAAACGGCGCCCATTCCGGAGCGCAGTGCTGTGGCTCGTGACGCGTTGCAAGCGTTCAACCAACAGCTCACCCGGCTAGGTTTTACCTCCGTGTTTGAGGTGGTTCGTCGTGGTCGAACTCAGGTTGTCAAACAGTTGCTGGAACTGCCCGCACTGGGGTTGCAACACCATCAGGCTGTCGATTTCTATGAGCAAGCGCAAAGCCGTGCCGCCTCTCTGGCGCGGCTCTACGGCCAATTGTGCGCGCGTAGCGAGCCTGCCGTGCGGGGCTTGATCAAGCTGGGTGTGGGGTACGACAGCGATATGCTGCTGCGCTCGCTGGGTGATGGTGGCAACTATGACGATTGGTTCAGTCCTGCCAGTGGCACTGAGTTTGCTCACCCGGACTCGGTAGGTTCGTTGTTTTCCCCAGCCAGTTACCTGACCGATTTGTACCGTGCCGCCAAGCCGCTGCACCCTGTTGAGAGCGGCCTTAAATTGGACAATAGGCGTCCCGATCTGGGCCAACTGATCCTGAGCGACGCCAATCTGCATGAAGAAATCTCTACGCTGGCTCTGAGCCTGGAAGTACTCGATGCCGGTGTCGAAGGTGATGCTGACGAATTGCTGCGCACGGCGATTTACCCGATGAACCTGCCCTATAACCATGCCAGCGAAAAGATCATTCAGGGGCTGGCAGCACGTAAAAGCAGCCCCGCCGATATTTGGTCGATATTGGGCGATTTTCAAGGGCAGGCGCTCCGGCGAGACACCGATTTACAGAGCTGGGCAACGAAGATGCCTGTGAATTATGCGCGCGATGCTCTGAAGATGTCTCCGGAATTATTGAGGATATTGACGGAGCGTCGAAACACTACTGATTGGAGTGTTTATAGATACTATGGGCAAAGCGCAGCTAGTCAATTTATACAAGCCAGTCAGTTGAAACATGCACTTCAGCTGCCAGAGGAGACTATTATCGAGGCGTTAGGGGGTGGGCCTTTTTATAATGCGTTAACAGTCACCCTTGAAGAATTACAGTTTGCGAGCGGACTGGAATTTCCGGTCAGTTGTCCTGGGCAATTTGAAGCTGTTATCACACCACTAAGATTTGAACTTAACCAATACGGGACAGTAGTAATCCGGTGTACTTACGAGGTGTCCTCCGGGAGTGTTACAAATTGGCTGATGAGAATTGGTTCGAATGTTCTCTCTGGTAAGTCCTCCAGGCGCACCGGGAAGTCTACGTCTGTCGTTATTAATACCAATATGCAGCTGGAAGAGTTTTTGCCGTTGCTTAATGAACCTATGTATCTTAGGGCGCGTAAGGGTTTGGGCGGGGTGGGTGGCGGGGAGGTTACAGCGGACACGGCCCCGTTGATTTTTTACAGTGTCCCACGCATTCAAGACGCCCAAGATTATGGTGCCCGCTATATCAATGGATGGGACGATGGAACTGTGAATCCAGCCAAACCCTTTTACTGGTATGTAGGAGCAGCGCTGGGTCATCCGGTGCCGCCTGATACGAATGCTCCCGCTGACAGTAGATTGTATAACCGTAATGGCCGGACCTACGAGCGCCTCAACCGCCTGATTCGTCTGCACCAGCATGTCAAAGTCTTGTCCTTTGAAGAGCTGGACTGGCTGATCAGTCAATCCTGCGACGATATAAGCGATCACTCATTGGCGAAACCGCTGCAAGCGTTGGCAATCTATCTGCCGCTGCGCGAGCGGTATGGCATGACGGTCAATAGCTTTGCCGCCTGCCTCGGCGTGCTCAATACCTTTTACACCACGGGCAAACAGTCGTTTTATACCACCCTGTTCGGCGCAACTGACTTGCTCGGGCAGAGCGCTATTGATTTCAATCCGGTCACGCTCAGTGAGTTTTCATTGAGCGTGCGTGCTCGCTTGTGCCAAGGCTTGCAGATCGATGACGCCACCCTTGTGCTGCTGGCGCATTACCTGCCAGATTTCAGCAGTAATAGTTTGCCGAAGTTGGAGTTGACCCATATCACGGCGCTTTACCGATTGGTCGCCATCCCCAGGCTATTTGGCCTGAGCGTGGTTGAGGCCTTGAATGTGTGGGAACTGCTGGGTGAGTCCGGTGCCATTGCCACGGCGCTGGCGCAGCCCAAGCCTGGCCAGATTGCGCTCGGCGTGTTGGTGCGCACGGGTTATCTGGTCGATTGGTTGAAGGCAGAGCAACTGGAGCCTGCACAGCTGATCGCGCTCACGGGCCGCGGCTATCCCACTCAGCTCACCTCTGAGCTGCAAGCCTTTATCGAAAATATTTACAGCACCCTGACCGGGCGTGAAACGGTCAGCCCCGAGCGGCAGGCTGTAGAAGACTCTGTAATGAGCGCACAACTGGCGCGTCATATTGGCGCCGAGTTCGGCCTTAAACCCAATATTGCCGCTGCCATGCTGGTGTGGGTCGATACGGTGGTGGCAACGATGAATCCGGACCTGAACGATTATGGGCTGCTGCCTTTTTGGCAGGACATTCAGGCCTTTTGCGAGGGCGATAAAACGGACACCGCCCACATCGTTCAGTACGCTTTTCTTCTGCGCCAGTTTGCGCAGGTATGCCATTGGGCTGAACTGGGTGAGCAGGATTTGGCGCTGCTGATGCCAGGCATCGCCCCGCAGAGACCCTCGGCGTTGACCGGTTTGAGCACAGCGCCCTTGTTAACGCTGGATTTTTTACTGCTGCTGTCACGTTATCGCCGCTGGCAGCGCCAGTTGCTTGTCCCGTTTGCCCAAGCGCGTGAGTTCCTCAGGCGAGCCGCCGAGCAGGACTCTGCATTGACGTCAGAGGTCGCCATACACGTCATCAGTGATTTGCATGGCTGGGATTCGGCGCAAGTCAAGGTACTCATTAACCTCGCGATACCCCGCAGTTTTGTGGCGTTATGGCCTTTGCTGCAAAAGATGCAATTAAGCCAAAGGCTTAACGTAGCGCCAGCCAATTTACTCCTTATCAGCCTGCTGGCCGGGTCAGCTATTGAACAGCCAAAACTTGAGCAGATCGCCGCTATGGTGATCGCTGCTGCACACGGTTAA
- a CDS encoding neuraminidase-like domain-containing protein gives MNEKLQAGLNQARRDALVPYYLKHVIPHRGLSSSIAAKITTAEDLYEYLLIDPQVSGQIKSSRIAEAVASTQLYLHRCQEQLEPETDQEAMQEASRHNGYFSRWNAYNKRYANWAGLQRLLHYPASYIDPELRYNKTQLFVELESAINQGRITEERVELAFTQYVSSLRNVMDIRYDSGYQVEPANEQGAAYFCGSITGTTGEYYWRRVDKTDVGSGATVRNPAAWTEWLKIDAPLQPMKGSKPSIVYFANRLHVVCVHEFSSSASVGSSGSAARVTNSYELQIATLRPSGQWSIRSLLLEHDARRVFAAELRSTTPGIDPVLGVFLVSASRLKLLCFSKLLQVVDSPGSSFDADFIMSIIYYNDHFDIPVLQPLKFEAAVVTGDNKVTSFYSYSYWHSGEAVLIVLFDWAFSKDSSGALKIELNARWDLPFVPDLRFFISRGVGGGWDLEISDVLSSDLKFEGSVNVSVPIKYSDFANSDLYVLRIESSRFYDEYVSLIRTNLSTPARVSNYFPEAQLWVTTAYDSAGQTQLLYTKSGKYKEMVLTTLAGSLLEQKMLEGVDALLSWDVQQLPVDPTEYNGANITRPLSYEGGVGLYTWELFFHAPLLIANRLLAEQRFDEAERWFKRIFDPAGYRNDNGELQMIGTQPRYWNVRPLQEDVAWNPSSPTDTDDPDVIAAADPMHYKLAVYLRTLELLSARGDQLYRQQTRDSLGEARMWYVQALQMLGPRPTLPLALAWDAPTLAEASAADNLRLLALEQLVEQQLPLLAPASAQQITVVNGPFRAPVDAAVLAYWDRFEARLYNLRRYLSIDGQPLSLALFEPAIDPAKLQLARLAGDGTGSVEASVTPVLWPQRFPLLLERARNAVQQVIQFGASLQGVLERRDADALGVLQQTHQGGLLAIMNEVHAANLASLEHTLEGMKITQATVLARQQHYDLLSSENISNREQHAMDLRGDANALEVTAGVLRVVAGGLNLLPNVAGLAVGWGEVGGLVSAVSDVMMIKSSQKQGEAIKVDTSEQYRRRRQDWDLQRDQARREVEQMTSQIGALTEQIAMTRKQRQQTELEQAYSAAVLEVLNTRFTGQALFNWQAARLATLYYQLYDTVSALCTQTQTSLRWETLDARNYLRPGNWNDLYQGLLAGESLLLSLQQMENAYLQWDHRALEVRKTVSLLSLSPSLITDIQEKLSQTPPAPVRRQEEPSKVTVTLTDRDLTLTFNLKDMNITNDYPARLGARRLLKTLSVSLPVLLGPYQNVLALLSYSGNQPIADGCKAVAISNGMDDSGLFQLDFNDGKYLPFEGLPVNDAEFSLVFPNAIEQAKASTPNQQAMLLSLNDIILHINYTIR, from the coding sequence ATGAACGAGAAATTGCAGGCGGGTTTGAACCAGGCACGTCGTGATGCCCTAGTGCCGTATTACCTCAAACATGTCATTCCCCATCGCGGTCTGAGCAGCTCAATCGCCGCCAAGATCACCACCGCCGAAGACCTTTACGAATACCTGCTGATCGACCCCCAGGTGTCCGGGCAGATCAAAAGCAGCCGGATTGCCGAAGCGGTGGCCAGCACCCAACTGTATTTGCACCGCTGCCAAGAACAGTTGGAGCCTGAGACTGACCAGGAGGCCATGCAAGAGGCTTCGCGCCACAACGGCTATTTCAGTCGCTGGAATGCCTATAACAAGCGCTATGCCAACTGGGCAGGGTTGCAGCGCTTATTGCATTACCCGGCCAGCTACATCGACCCCGAGTTGCGCTACAACAAGACGCAGTTGTTTGTGGAACTGGAGTCAGCCATTAATCAGGGGCGTATTACCGAAGAGCGTGTTGAGCTGGCGTTTACGCAGTATGTGAGCAGCCTGCGTAACGTGATGGATATTCGATATGACAGTGGTTATCAGGTCGAGCCGGCCAACGAGCAGGGCGCCGCGTATTTCTGCGGCAGTATTACCGGTACGACCGGGGAGTATTACTGGCGTCGAGTTGACAAGACGGATGTGGGTAGTGGGGCTACAGTCCGCAATCCGGCCGCCTGGACCGAGTGGCTAAAGATTGATGCACCGTTGCAGCCTATGAAGGGCTCAAAGCCTTCGATTGTGTACTTTGCCAATCGGTTGCATGTGGTGTGTGTGCATGAATTTTCCAGTTCTGCCTCAGTAGGGAGCTCCGGAAGTGCAGCAAGGGTTACCAACTCTTATGAATTGCAGATTGCAACGTTACGGCCCAGTGGGCAATGGAGTATTCGAAGTCTTCTACTCGAACACGATGCGAGGAGAGTCTTTGCCGCTGAATTGCGTAGTACCACCCCTGGTATTGACCCGGTGTTGGGCGTATTTCTTGTGAGTGCTTCAAGATTGAAATTGTTGTGTTTTAGTAAGCTCTTGCAAGTTGTTGACTCCCCGGGAAGTTCGTTTGATGCGGATTTTATAATGAGCATCATTTATTATAATGATCATTTCGATATTCCAGTGTTGCAGCCTTTGAAGTTTGAGGCGGCGGTTGTGACGGGTGATAATAAAGTAACGAGTTTTTATTCATATAGTTATTGGCATAGTGGAGAGGCCGTACTAATTGTTCTATTTGATTGGGCTTTTTCTAAAGACTCTTCTGGTGCTCTGAAGATTGAATTAAATGCGCGTTGGGATCTACCTTTTGTTCCTGATTTGCGTTTTTTTATTTCTAGGGGCGTGGGGGGGGGCTGGGATCTGGAAATCTCAGATGTTTTATCCTCTGATCTGAAGTTTGAAGGTTCTGTAAATGTAAGCGTGCCTATTAAATATAGTGATTTTGCTAATAGCGACTTATATGTGCTGAGAATAGAAAGTTCTAGGTTTTATGATGAGTATGTTTCTTTAATACGCACAAATTTGAGCACTCCAGCAAGAGTATCTAATTATTTTCCAGAAGCGCAATTATGGGTTACGACTGCTTATGACAGCGCGGGCCAGACTCAATTGCTGTACACGAAATCCGGAAAGTATAAAGAAATGGTACTCACCACCCTGGCCGGTTCATTACTTGAACAAAAAATGCTGGAAGGCGTAGATGCGTTGCTGTCGTGGGATGTACAGCAACTCCCGGTGGACCCGACTGAATACAATGGCGCCAATATTACGCGTCCTTTGAGTTACGAAGGCGGTGTTGGGCTTTATACATGGGAACTGTTCTTTCATGCCCCACTGTTGATTGCCAACCGCTTGCTGGCGGAGCAGCGTTTTGACGAGGCCGAGCGTTGGTTTAAGCGTATCTTCGATCCGGCAGGCTATCGCAATGATAATGGCGAGTTGCAGATGATCGGTACTCAGCCGCGCTACTGGAATGTGCGCCCGTTGCAGGAAGATGTCGCCTGGAACCCTTCGTCCCCAACTGACACCGATGACCCCGATGTCATCGCTGCCGCTGACCCTATGCACTACAAGTTGGCCGTGTACCTGCGCACGCTTGAACTGTTGTCGGCACGCGGCGACCAGTTGTATCGCCAGCAAACCCGCGACAGCCTCGGTGAGGCCCGCATGTGGTATGTGCAAGCCCTGCAAATGCTCGGCCCGCGCCCGACCCTGCCGTTAGCCCTGGCGTGGGATGCTCCGACGCTGGCAGAAGCCAGCGCTGCCGACAATCTGCGCTTGTTAGCGCTGGAACAGTTGGTTGAGCAGCAGTTACCGCTGCTGGCCCCTGCATCAGCGCAACAAATTACGGTGGTTAACGGGCCGTTCCGGGCGCCGGTCGATGCCGCCGTTCTGGCCTATTGGGACCGTTTTGAAGCGCGGCTCTACAACTTGCGGCGTTACCTGTCCATCGATGGCCAGCCGTTGTCGTTGGCGTTGTTCGAGCCTGCGATCGACCCCGCGAAATTGCAATTGGCGCGTTTGGCGGGCGATGGCACGGGCTCTGTGGAGGCGAGTGTCACCCCGGTGCTATGGCCGCAACGCTTCCCGCTGCTGCTGGAACGGGCGCGCAATGCGGTGCAACAGGTGATCCAGTTCGGGGCTAGTTTGCAAGGTGTGCTGGAGCGACGGGACGCCGATGCGCTGGGCGTGTTGCAACAAACCCATCAAGGCGGCCTGCTGGCCATTATGAACGAGGTGCATGCGGCCAACCTTGCTTCGCTTGAGCACACCCTTGAAGGCATGAAAATAACCCAGGCCACGGTGCTGGCCCGTCAGCAGCATTACGACCTACTGTCCAGTGAGAACATTTCCAATCGTGAACAGCATGCGATGGATTTGCGCGGTGACGCGAATGCGCTTGAGGTCACTGCAGGTGTCTTGCGCGTGGTTGCAGGAGGCTTGAACCTGCTCCCCAATGTGGCCGGTTTAGCCGTGGGCTGGGGGGAGGTCGGTGGTCTCGTCAGTGCGGTCAGCGATGTGATGATGATTAAATCCAGCCAGAAGCAAGGGGAAGCCATCAAGGTTGATACGTCTGAACAATACCGGCGCCGGCGTCAGGACTGGGATTTACAGCGTGACCAGGCGCGCCGTGAAGTTGAGCAGATGACGAGCCAGATTGGCGCCCTCACTGAACAGATCGCCATGACCCGCAAGCAGCGACAACAGACCGAGCTGGAACAGGCGTACAGCGCAGCGGTACTGGAAGTACTGAACACCCGTTTTACTGGCCAGGCCCTGTTCAACTGGCAGGCTGCACGTTTGGCCACTCTGTATTACCAGCTCTACGACACGGTGTCCGCCCTGTGTACTCAGACGCAGACCAGCCTGCGTTGGGAAACCTTGGATGCGCGTAATTACCTGCGCCCTGGCAACTGGAACGATCTGTATCAAGGCTTGCTGGCCGGTGAGAGTCTGCTGTTGAGTCTGCAGCAGATGGAAAACGCGTACCTGCAGTGGGATCATCGGGCTTTGGAGGTGCGCAAAACGGTCTCGCTGCTGTCCCTGTCCCCAAGTCTGATCACAGACATTCAAGAAAAACTGTCACAGACCCCTCCTGCGCCCGTACGTCGTCAAGAGGAACCGTCCAAGGTGACGGTGACGTTGACAGACAGGGACCTGACCCTGACCTTTAATCTCAAGGACATGAATATTACGAACGACTACCCGGCCAGACTGGGGGCGAGGCGTTTGCTCAAGACGTTGAGTGTCTCGCTACCCGTGCTTCTGGGCCCGTATCAAAACGTACTGGCTTTATTGAGTTACTCGGGCAATCAACCGATAGCGGACGGTTGCAAGGCTGTGGCGATTTCTAATGGTATGGATGACAGTGGCTTGTTTCAGTTGGACTTCAACGATGGGAAATATTTGCCGTTTGAAGGCTTACCTGTGAATGACGCGGAGTTTTCTCTGGTGTTTCCGAACGCCATTGAGCAGGCCAAGGCAAGTACCCCTAACCAGCAGGCAATGTTACTGAGCCTGAATGACATTATTTTGCATATCAATTACACCATTCGTTAA
- a CDS encoding sigma-54 dependent transcriptional regulator — protein sequence MSHNVLVVDDEPKLCDLLSSALTQNDVHVFTAGNGLQALAILEQEDIDLVISDWRMPGMDGPQLLAEVKLRYPQLPVIVMTAYSTVKNAVQSMRNGAYDYIAKPFDIDELDITVSKALQFRDIVRDNARLRAELDEHQHIDSLVGESPSFRRVLSAIDSVRDSNATILLTGESGTGKEMVARAIHKHGSRADKPFVAVNCAAIPEGLLESEMFGHRKGAFTGAVADRVGRFMQADKGTLFLDEVGDMPLALQAKILRALQERVIEPVGDPRERKVDVRVIAATNKNLLEAVANKEFREDLYYRLNVFPIPLPALRERVEDIAPLARHFAHNLGATAGKRISGFSPSALQAMVEYHWPGNIRELQNCVERATIVANSSTIEDSDLPPYLFSAQPLQSSSVLTPDVSVPPDLEAALAEVEKAYILAALQQAQGVQAAAAQLIGISERSFWYRLKKLDIHVDKIAR from the coding sequence ATGAGTCATAACGTACTGGTTGTCGACGATGAGCCAAAACTGTGTGACTTGCTCAGCTCAGCGCTGACCCAGAACGATGTCCACGTTTTCACCGCAGGCAACGGCCTGCAAGCCCTGGCCATTCTGGAGCAGGAAGACATTGATCTGGTGATCAGCGACTGGCGCATGCCCGGCATGGACGGCCCGCAGTTACTGGCCGAAGTTAAACTGCGCTACCCGCAATTACCGGTGATCGTGATGACGGCCTACAGCACCGTCAAAAACGCCGTACAGTCGATGCGCAACGGTGCCTACGACTACATCGCCAAACCGTTCGACATCGACGAACTGGACATCACCGTCAGCAAAGCCCTGCAATTTCGCGACATCGTGCGTGACAACGCGCGCCTGCGCGCCGAACTCGACGAACACCAACACATCGACAGCCTGGTGGGCGAAAGCCCGAGTTTTCGCCGCGTACTGAGCGCCATCGATTCGGTGCGTGACAGCAACGCGACCATCCTGCTGACCGGCGAAAGCGGCACCGGCAAAGAGATGGTCGCCCGCGCCATCCACAAACATGGCAGCCGCGCCGACAAGCCATTTGTCGCGGTCAACTGTGCGGCGATTCCTGAAGGGCTGCTGGAAAGCGAGATGTTTGGCCATCGCAAAGGCGCATTTACCGGCGCCGTGGCGGACCGCGTCGGGCGTTTTATGCAGGCCGACAAGGGCACTTTGTTTCTCGATGAAGTGGGCGATATGCCGTTGGCATTGCAGGCCAAGATCTTGCGTGCGTTGCAAGAGCGGGTGATTGAGCCGGTGGGCGACCCGCGTGAACGTAAAGTCGATGTGCGCGTGATTGCCGCGACCAACAAGAACTTGCTTGAAGCGGTGGCCAACAAAGAGTTTCGCGAGGACCTTTACTACCGCTTGAATGTGTTCCCGATTCCGCTGCCCGCCCTGCGCGAACGCGTAGAAGACATCGCCCCGTTGGCGCGACACTTTGCCCACAACCTGGGGGCAACAGCGGGTAAACGGATCAGCGGTTTCAGCCCTAGCGCCCTCCAGGCGATGGTTGAATACCACTGGCCGGGGAACATTCGCGAACTGCAAAACTGCGTAGAACGCGCCACCATTGTTGCCAACAGCAGCACGATCGAAGACAGCGATTTGCCGCCGTATCTGTTCAGTGCCCAACCGTTGCAAAGCAGCAGCGTGCTGACACCCGACGTGAGCGTACCGCCCGACCTCGAAGCCGCGCTGGCTGAAGTTGAAAAGGCCTATATCCTGGCGGCCTTGCAACAGGCTCAAGGGGTACAGGCTGCGGCCGCACAATTGATCGGAATTTCAGAGCGCAGCTTTTGGTATCGCCTGAAAAAGCTGGATATTCATGTCGACAAGATTGCCAGGTGA